The DNA region CAAGACGTGGTCGCATGCGGGCCTCAAGGAAACGATGTCGGTGGCGCGGATCCGGATCCATCCTTCCAACCCTGACATCGTCTACGTCGCGGCGCTCGGCAACCCGTACGGGCCGAACCCGGAACGCGGCGTGTTCAAGTCCACCGACGGCGGCCGGAACTGGAAGAAGACGCTCTTCCGCGACGAGAAGACCGGCGCGGTCGATCTGGTGATCGATCCGCAGAAGCCCGACGTGCTGTACGCGTCGCTGTGGGAGGTCTACCGCACGCCGCACTCGCTTTCGAGCGGCGGCCCGGGCAGCGGGCTCTACAAGTCGGTCGACGGCGGAGAGACGTGGACCGAGCTCACGAAGAACAAGGGGCTCCCGCAGGGCGTCATCGGCAAGAGCGGCATCGCGGTCTCGGGCGCGGATTCGAATCGCGTGTACGCGATTGTCGAAGCGCAGGACGGCGGCGTGTTCCTGTCCGACGACGCCGGCGCCTCGTGGAAGCTCGCGAACGACGACCGCCGGCTGCGCCAGCGCGCCTTCTACTACACCCGCATCTACGCCGATCCGAAGGACAAGGATACCGTTTACGTGCTCAATACCGGCTTCTATCGATCGACCGATGCCGGCAAGACGATCCGGGCGATCCGCGTGCCGCACGGCGACAACCACGACCTGTGGATTGCGCCGAACGACCCGAAGCGGATGATCAACAGCAACGACGGCGGGGCCAACGTCTCCACCAACGGCGGCGAGACGTGGACCGAGCAGGACTTTCCGACCTCGCAGTTCTATCACGTGATCGCCACCAATCACGTGCCGTATCACGTGTGCGGCGCGCAGCAGGACAACAGCACCGCGTGCGTGCCCAGCGATGGCACGGGGGACTACCTCTATCCGGTGGGCGGGGGCGAGAGCGGGTACATCGCTCAGAGCCCGAAGGACCTGGACGTGTTCTACGCGGGCAGCTACGGCGGCCTGCTGACGCGGATCAACCGGCGGACGGGTGAGCGCCGCGCTGTCAACGTGTGGCCGGACAACCCGATGGGCCACGCCTCGGGCGCGATGACGGAGCGCTTCCAGTGGACCTTCCCGATCGTCGTGTCGCCGCACGACCCGAACGTCCTCTACGCCACGTCGCAGCACGTGTGGCGAACGACGAACGAGGGGCAGAGCTGGGAGAAGATCAGCCCGGACCTGACGCGGCACGATCCGTCGACGATGGGGGAATCGGGCGGGCCCATCACGCTCGATCAGACGGGCGTCGAGACGTACGCGACCGTGTTCACCCTGGCGCCCTCCACGCGTGAAAAGGACACGCTGTGGGCCGGCTCCGATGACGGCCTCGTGCACGTGACGCTCGACGGCGGCAAGTCCTGGCAGAACGTCACGCCGCCGGACCTGCCGGAGTTCGCGCGCATCAGCCTGATCGAGGCCTCACCGCACGCGGCCGGCACGGCCTACGTCGCGGCAAACCGCTATCAGCGCGCGGACCGTGCGCCGTACGTGTTCCGCACGACCGACTACGGCGCGTCCTGGACGAAGATCGTCGCCGGCCTGCCCGCCGACGACTTCGCGCGCGCCATCCGCGAG from Acidobacteriota bacterium includes:
- a CDS encoding glycosyl hydrolase encodes the protein MRYHLNALRATVVVAALVGGAPILDGIVRAQSQPASTSFDQRFLSGLRWRSIGPARGGRSITVSGSDSRPLEYYFGATGGGLWKTTDGGQTWRPVADQALKTSSVGVVAVAPSNPDVVYVGMGETELRGNIIQGDGVYKSADGGKTWSHAGLKETMSVARIRIHPSNPDIVYVAALGNPYGPNPERGVFKSTDGGRNWKKTLFRDEKTGAVDLVIDPQKPDVLYASLWEVYRTPHSLSSGGPGSGLYKSVDGGETWTELTKNKGLPQGVIGKSGIAVSGADSNRVYAIVEAQDGGVFLSDDAGASWKLANDDRRLRQRAFYYTRIYADPKDKDTVYVLNTGFYRSTDAGKTIRAIRVPHGDNHDLWIAPNDPKRMINSNDGGANVSTNGGETWTEQDFPTSQFYHVIATNHVPYHVCGAQQDNSTACVPSDGTGDYLYPVGGGESGYIAQSPKDLDVFYAGSYGGLLTRINRRTGERRAVNVWPDNPMGHASGAMTERFQWTFPIVVSPHDPNVLYATSQHVWRTTNEGQSWEKISPDLTRHDPSTMGESGGPITLDQTGVETYATVFTLAPSTREKDTLWAGSDDGLVHVTLDGGKSWQNVTPPDLPEFARISLIEASPHAAGTAYVAANRYQRADRAPYVFRTTDYGASWTKIVAGLPADDFARAIREDKVRRGLLFLGTETGIFVSFDDGANWQSLRLNLPATPVHDIAVKDNDIAIATHGRAFHILDNISVLRQLDAKVAASNVHLFGPVHATRTLSRGVTIDYYLKADADKVTIDILDAQGALVRTYTGTAEEEKKRAAEQQQGGADEEESFFRGGPPARVGVKGGMNRFTWDMRYPPATEFPNLIMWSGSVRGPIAPPAQYSVRITVGGDTQTQSFRIVRH